From a region of the Mycobacterium sp. SMC-8 genome:
- a CDS encoding MFS transporter, with protein sequence MGTAAGRWVLLATVLGSGLVMVDGTVVNIALPHIGSDLGAGFRSLQWIVNAYTLTLASLILLGGSLGDRFGRRRVFLIGVVWFALASLACGLAPSTEVLIAARALQGVGGALLTPGSLALISASFHPGDRAAAIGAWSGLGGIAGAIGPFLGGFLVEWSWRAVFLINLPLAVIVVAVTVARVPESRNPEAPRDLDLAGAALAVAGLGALTHGLTALGGGDVSFGSVASIGVGVLALIAFVIVERRSDHPLVSPKLFADRNFRVTNAMTLLIYGALGAVFLLLVLQLQIVAGFSPVAAGTVLLPFTAVMLVFSSRAGALSSRIGPRLPMTVGPLIAAVGLLLMMRIDADASWVFDVAPAAIVFGAGMVLVVAPLTATVLDSAPESMAGSASGVNNAVARAGGLLAVAVLPGLAGISGGDYAAPDAFAAGFRIAVLISAVMMVIAAVMAGVGIRRAPAGHAERIAVENCTHCALSGLPPHPVE encoded by the coding sequence ATGGGCACGGCGGCGGGCCGGTGGGTGCTGCTGGCCACGGTGCTCGGATCCGGCCTGGTGATGGTCGACGGCACGGTGGTCAACATTGCGCTGCCGCACATCGGCAGCGACCTCGGAGCGGGATTCCGCAGCCTGCAGTGGATCGTCAACGCCTACACGCTCACACTGGCTTCGCTGATCCTGCTCGGCGGGTCACTCGGTGACCGGTTCGGGCGGCGACGGGTCTTCCTGATCGGCGTGGTCTGGTTCGCGCTGGCCTCGCTGGCCTGCGGCCTGGCTCCGAGCACCGAGGTGCTGATCGCGGCGAGAGCCCTACAGGGCGTCGGCGGTGCCCTGCTCACGCCCGGCAGCCTGGCCCTGATCTCCGCGTCGTTCCACCCCGGGGACCGGGCCGCGGCCATCGGCGCGTGGTCGGGTCTCGGCGGGATCGCCGGAGCCATCGGCCCGTTCCTGGGTGGCTTCCTGGTCGAGTGGAGCTGGCGCGCAGTGTTTCTCATCAACCTGCCGCTGGCTGTGATCGTGGTGGCGGTGACGGTTGCGCGGGTGCCCGAAAGCCGGAACCCGGAGGCTCCGAGGGATCTCGATCTCGCCGGTGCCGCGCTGGCCGTCGCCGGTCTGGGGGCGTTGACCCACGGGCTCACCGCGCTGGGAGGCGGCGATGTGAGCTTCGGGTCGGTGGCGAGCATCGGCGTCGGGGTGCTCGCCCTGATCGCGTTTGTCATCGTCGAGCGCCGATCCGACCATCCCCTGGTGTCACCGAAGCTGTTCGCCGACAGAAATTTCCGGGTGACCAATGCGATGACGCTGCTGATCTACGGTGCGCTCGGCGCGGTGTTCCTGTTGCTGGTGCTGCAACTGCAGATCGTGGCCGGCTTCAGTCCGGTCGCCGCAGGTACCGTGCTGCTGCCGTTCACCGCGGTGATGCTCGTCTTCTCGTCGCGTGCGGGAGCGCTGTCCAGCCGGATCGGTCCGCGGCTGCCGATGACGGTCGGCCCGTTGATTGCCGCAGTCGGCTTGTTGTTGATGATGCGGATCGATGCCGACGCGTCGTGGGTGTTCGACGTCGCACCCGCGGCCATCGTCTTCGGTGCGGGCATGGTGCTCGTCGTCGCGCCTTTGACTGCGACGGTGCTGGATTCGGCCCCGGAGAGCATGGCCGGATCCGCCTCCGGCGTGAACAACGCGGTGGCCCGGGCCGGTGGGCTGCTGGCGGTGGCCGTGCTGCCCGGGTTGGCCGGGATCAGCGGCGGGGACTACGCCGCGCCCGACGCCTTCGCGGCCGGCTTCCGCATCGCGGTGCTGATCTCGGCCGTGATGATGGTGATCGCTGCGGTGATGGCCGGCGTCGGAATCCGGCGCGCGCCGGCCGGCCATGCCGAGCGGATCGCGGTCGAGAACTGCACCCATTGCGCGCTTTCGGGATTACCCCCGCACCCGGTGGAGTAG
- a CDS encoding hemerythrin domain-containing protein, whose amino-acid sequence MADIIELIYADHDWLRRQFFRLDDATTTDELAAIWEVLGRRLDAHADAEEKVFYPALLKHGGRDDPGNPEGDPKDEAEDAITDHNAIRDAVRQSRQHQPGSEPWFEAVHKARAENGSHLDEEEREAMPDFIKSATLELRHELGMKWLQFYARHEEIKGVDATDKDADAYIEKHS is encoded by the coding sequence ATGGCCGACATCATCGAGCTCATCTACGCCGATCACGACTGGTTGCGCCGTCAGTTCTTCCGGCTCGACGACGCGACGACCACCGACGAACTCGCCGCGATCTGGGAGGTGCTTGGCCGGCGGCTCGACGCCCACGCCGATGCGGAGGAGAAAGTCTTCTACCCGGCGCTACTCAAACACGGCGGTCGTGACGATCCCGGTAATCCCGAGGGAGACCCCAAGGACGAAGCCGAGGACGCCATCACCGACCACAACGCGATCAGGGATGCGGTGCGGCAGTCGCGGCAGCACCAGCCCGGAAGCGAGCCGTGGTTCGAGGCTGTGCACAAGGCGCGCGCCGAGAACGGGTCGCACCTCGATGAAGAGGAACGCGAGGCGATGCCGGACTTCATCAAGAGCGCAACGCTGGAGCTGCGTCACGAGCTCGGGATGAAGTGGTTGCAGTTCTATGCCAGGCATGAGGAGATCAAAGGCGTCGACGCCACGGACAAGGACGCCGACGCGTACATCGAGAAGCATTCCTGA
- a CDS encoding protein disulfide oxidoreductase has translation MIHRFLRFAAGVVAAVLMLATVSPPTAVADDRLDFTGTTLGGAPFDGASLQGKPAVLWFWTPWCPFCNAEAPSVSRVAAANPGVRFVGVAARSDVAAMQGFVSKYNLNFPNLNDADGSIWARYNVPWQPAYVFYRADGSSTFVNNPTSAMPQQELQERVSALGA, from the coding sequence ATGATCCATCGATTTCTCCGTTTCGCGGCCGGCGTCGTCGCCGCGGTTCTCATGCTCGCGACGGTGAGCCCACCGACGGCGGTCGCTGACGATCGGCTCGACTTCACCGGGACCACGCTGGGCGGCGCGCCGTTCGACGGCGCGTCACTGCAGGGCAAGCCCGCGGTGCTGTGGTTCTGGACGCCGTGGTGCCCGTTCTGCAACGCCGAGGCGCCGTCGGTCAGCAGGGTCGCCGCCGCCAATCCGGGAGTGAGGTTCGTGGGCGTCGCCGCCCGTTCCGATGTCGCGGCCATGCAGGGTTTCGTGTCGAAGTACAACCTGAACTTCCCGAATCTCAACGATGCCGACGGTTCGATCTGGGCGCGCTACAACGTGCCGTGGCAGCCTGCGTACGTGTTCTACCGCGCCGACGGCTCGTCGACGTTTGTGAATAACCCGACGTCGGCCATGCCGCAACAGGAGCTGCAGGAGCGGGTGTCCGCGCTGGGCGCGTAA
- a CDS encoding cytochrome c biogenesis CcdA family protein: MQQDLVGLAFAAGMVAALNPCGFAMLPAYLALVVRGSGTRVSTAVGRAVAATVAMTLGFLVVFAVFGLLTVALASAVQQHIPYVTVVVGVVLVALGGWLLSGRALTVLMPDRFTAGLSAPTARLGSMFGYGVGYALASLSCTVGPFLAVTGAGFGTAGGRAWIYLAYAGGFALVVGTLAVGAAVAGSALADPLRRILPYVNRIGGVVLILVGLYVAYYGYYEIRLFAGGDPADPVIAAAGRVQGAIAGWVHRQGSWPWLLLLTAAAAAWLIRRVYVRRGQLKQ; the protein is encoded by the coding sequence GTGCAGCAGGATCTGGTCGGCCTGGCGTTCGCGGCGGGCATGGTGGCCGCGCTGAACCCGTGTGGGTTCGCGATGCTGCCCGCCTATCTCGCGTTGGTGGTGCGCGGGAGCGGCACCCGGGTTTCGACGGCGGTGGGACGTGCGGTTGCCGCGACGGTGGCGATGACGCTCGGTTTCCTCGTGGTGTTCGCCGTGTTCGGGTTGCTGACCGTTGCGCTGGCCTCCGCGGTGCAGCAGCACATTCCCTACGTCACGGTGGTCGTCGGTGTCGTGCTCGTGGCGCTCGGCGGCTGGCTGCTGTCCGGGCGCGCGCTGACCGTGCTGATGCCGGACCGGTTCACCGCCGGCCTCTCGGCTCCCACGGCGCGCCTGGGCTCGATGTTCGGGTACGGGGTGGGTTATGCGCTGGCGTCGCTGTCGTGCACGGTGGGACCCTTTCTCGCCGTCACCGGCGCCGGTTTCGGCACCGCCGGCGGACGGGCGTGGATCTATCTGGCCTATGCCGGGGGATTCGCGTTGGTGGTCGGCACCCTGGCCGTCGGCGCGGCCGTCGCGGGCTCCGCGCTGGCGGACCCTCTCAGGCGGATCCTGCCGTACGTCAACCGAATCGGTGGGGTTGTGCTGATCCTGGTGGGGCTCTACGTCGCGTACTACGGCTACTACGAGATCCGGTTGTTCGCGGGCGGCGACCCCGCGGATCCGGTGATCGCCGCGGCGGGACGGGTGCAGGGCGCCATCGCGGGCTGGGTGCACCGGCAGGGATCGTGGCCGTGGCTGCTCCTGCTCACCGCCGCGGCCGCCGCGTGGCTGATCAGACGGGTGTACGTCCGACGCGGTCAGCTGAAGCAGTAG
- a CDS encoding selenium-binding family protein, producing MAHPSIDPTFYRTAAEAAAAPDEKLAYVVAFDRAARKPDAMTVVDVDPASATYGQVVGWTDVAGLGDELHHFGWNACSSALKHEGHDMHGLARRHLLVPGLRSSNVYVFDTQPNPRTPALVKTIDAANLSAQAGYSRPHTLHCGPDGVFLTCLGGPQGDDDGPGGIALLDHTTFDVLRAWETDRGPQHFHYDAWWHLNQNVLISSEWGSPSMIENGIVPELLLGNKYGHALHFWDLATGRHLQRVELGPQHQMVLEVRPSHDPDATWGFVGVVISTEDLSGSVWRWFRDGDEWKVEKVITVAAEPADPDLLPPALKPFGAVPPLISDIDLSVDDRFLYVSCWGTGELKQFEVSDPASPRQTGSVRLGGIVGRTPHPAMPDLPLAGGPQMVEVSRDGSRVYFTNSLYGAWDDQFYPDGVGAWMAKLDVPTDGGMSVDQNFFPHGDEFRGLRVHQIRLQGGDASSDSYCFS from the coding sequence ATGGCTCATCCGTCCATCGATCCGACGTTCTACCGGACCGCCGCCGAGGCGGCGGCCGCTCCCGACGAAAAGCTGGCCTACGTGGTCGCTTTCGATCGCGCCGCCCGAAAACCCGACGCCATGACCGTCGTCGACGTCGATCCGGCGTCGGCCACCTACGGGCAGGTGGTCGGCTGGACCGACGTTGCCGGTCTCGGCGACGAACTGCATCACTTCGGCTGGAATGCCTGCAGCAGTGCCCTCAAGCACGAAGGCCACGACATGCACGGCCTGGCCCGCCGGCATCTCCTGGTTCCCGGGCTGCGCTCGTCCAACGTCTACGTATTCGACACCCAGCCGAATCCGCGGACCCCGGCGCTGGTCAAAACGATCGACGCGGCAAACCTGTCCGCACAGGCCGGATACTCGCGTCCGCACACACTGCACTGCGGTCCCGACGGCGTCTTCCTGACCTGCCTGGGTGGGCCGCAAGGCGACGACGACGGACCAGGTGGGATCGCGCTGCTCGACCACACGACGTTCGACGTGCTGCGCGCCTGGGAGACCGATCGCGGGCCGCAGCACTTCCACTACGACGCCTGGTGGCACCTGAACCAGAACGTGCTGATCTCCAGCGAATGGGGCAGCCCGTCCATGATCGAGAACGGCATCGTGCCGGAACTGTTGCTGGGCAACAAGTATGGCCATGCCCTTCATTTCTGGGACCTCGCCACAGGCCGGCATCTGCAGCGTGTCGAGCTGGGCCCGCAGCACCAGATGGTGCTGGAGGTGCGCCCGTCCCACGACCCGGACGCCACGTGGGGCTTCGTCGGCGTCGTGATCTCCACCGAGGACCTGTCTGGGTCGGTGTGGCGCTGGTTCCGCGACGGCGACGAATGGAAGGTCGAGAAGGTCATCACCGTCGCGGCCGAGCCCGCCGACCCGGATCTCCTGCCTCCCGCGCTCAAGCCGTTCGGCGCGGTGCCGCCGCTGATCTCCGACATCGATCTGTCGGTGGACGACCGGTTCCTCTACGTGTCCTGTTGGGGCACAGGTGAACTCAAGCAGTTCGAGGTCTCCGATCCCGCGAGCCCGCGACAGACCGGATCGGTGCGGCTCGGCGGGATCGTGGGCCGCACACCGCATCCCGCGATGCCCGACCTGCCGTTGGCCGGCGGTCCGCAGATGGTCGAGGTCAGCCGCGACGGAAGCCGGGTGTACTTCACCAACTCGCTCTACGGGGCGTGGGACGACCAGTTCTACCCCGACGGTGTCGGCGCCTGGATGGCCAAGCTCGACGTTCCCACCGACGGTGGGATGAGCGTCGACCAGAACTTTTTTCCGCACGGCGACGAGTTCCGCGGCTTACGCGTCCACCAGATCCGGCTGCAGGGCGGCGACGCGTCGTCGGACTCCTACTGCTTCAGCTGA
- a CDS encoding lipocalin family protein has translation MTSTRWALWLGTLAAGAGLALGAGQGVASADTETSTDNDSSAPSKLSSAERADDPQAADSPADPSDPAEVPSSAERPVTSATDADEDLDEDVGGESALSEDPPARSRSTSSTNVDTEVENAQSEDADGAEPAAHVTDVGDEPAETTGPETTEAETNEPAPITAAAANPVVTGVKTGRAALTIPVGRNGYRTRADWYLPTQSDGSVAATGVVWLQHGFLGNKAAVSKLAKTLSQQTNSIVVAPNLSSFPLACAASCINGAPMQEAVATMFLGARTSLTSSAHAAGYLGVLPEAFVMSGQSAGGGFATAVGGYYAEDPLGNGSLRGVMMFDGFSFSGRLPSALAKLDDPFVPVYQIAAPPQPWNSFGASTKELVAARPGQFVGVTLAGGSHADSLIGGNALFDLLAQLVSGFSPPGNTQAVYTLATGWINDLYQGLGPTDGTGIYGAPDQYIVMGDAAAIVLAPPPVVDLDRYLGTWFEVGSVKQFFSIGLVNTKAVYSLNPDGSVRVENSGNYFVDNGPKSSIVGSALPVDATNNKLNVRFFGPASARPPGNYWIVDLDPDYRWAVVSDPTGLSGFLLSRTAVVSEDFYRELLDRASVYGVKGRITPTRQPAQGRRARARSRM, from the coding sequence GTGACCTCGACCCGGTGGGCGCTCTGGCTGGGGACCCTGGCTGCCGGTGCGGGACTCGCCTTGGGCGCAGGACAGGGCGTCGCCTCGGCCGACACCGAGACGTCGACAGACAACGATTCGTCCGCCCCGTCAAAGCTCTCATCGGCAGAGCGCGCCGACGATCCGCAAGCCGCCGACAGCCCCGCCGATCCGTCCGATCCTGCAGAGGTTCCCTCGTCGGCGGAACGCCCGGTCACCTCCGCGACTGACGCCGACGAAGACCTCGATGAGGACGTCGGGGGCGAATCGGCCCTGTCGGAGGACCCGCCGGCGCGATCGCGGTCGACCTCCTCGACGAACGTCGACACCGAGGTCGAGAACGCGCAGTCCGAGGATGCCGACGGCGCCGAGCCCGCCGCTCACGTCACCGATGTCGGCGACGAACCAGCCGAAACGACCGGGCCCGAAACCACCGAGGCCGAAACGAATGAGCCCGCGCCCATCACCGCGGCTGCCGCCAACCCGGTGGTGACCGGCGTCAAAACCGGACGTGCGGCTCTGACGATTCCGGTGGGGCGCAACGGATACAGGACGCGTGCGGACTGGTATCTGCCGACCCAGAGCGACGGTTCGGTCGCGGCGACCGGCGTCGTCTGGCTCCAGCACGGCTTCCTCGGCAACAAGGCGGCGGTGTCCAAGCTGGCAAAGACGCTGTCACAGCAGACCAACAGCATTGTGGTCGCGCCGAATTTGTCGTCGTTCCCCCTCGCGTGCGCGGCCTCCTGCATCAACGGTGCGCCGATGCAGGAGGCCGTCGCGACGATGTTCCTCGGCGCTCGGACGTCGCTGACCTCCAGCGCCCACGCAGCCGGTTATCTGGGCGTCCTCCCGGAGGCGTTCGTGATGTCCGGCCAGTCGGCGGGCGGCGGCTTCGCCACGGCGGTCGGCGGCTACTACGCCGAGGACCCGCTCGGCAACGGCAGCCTCCGCGGGGTCATGATGTTCGACGGTTTCTCCTTCAGCGGTCGCCTGCCCTCGGCGCTGGCCAAGCTCGACGACCCGTTCGTGCCCGTCTACCAGATCGCCGCGCCGCCGCAGCCCTGGAATTCGTTCGGAGCGTCCACCAAAGAGCTGGTCGCCGCCCGGCCGGGTCAATTCGTCGGGGTGACCCTGGCCGGGGGCTCACACGCCGACTCGCTGATCGGCGGCAATGCGCTGTTCGACCTCCTCGCCCAGCTGGTGAGCGGGTTCTCCCCGCCGGGCAACACGCAGGCGGTCTACACGCTGGCCACCGGATGGATCAACGACCTGTATCAGGGTCTGGGCCCGACCGACGGCACCGGCATCTACGGCGCCCCCGACCAGTACATCGTGATGGGCGACGCCGCCGCGATCGTGCTCGCTCCCCCGCCGGTGGTCGATCTCGACCGTTACCTGGGCACCTGGTTCGAGGTGGGCAGCGTCAAACAGTTCTTCTCCATCGGCCTGGTCAACACCAAAGCCGTGTACAGCCTCAACCCCGACGGGTCGGTCAGGGTCGAGAACTCCGGCAACTACTTCGTCGACAACGGGCCGAAGTCCTCGATCGTCGGCTCCGCGTTGCCGGTCGACGCCACCAACAACAAGCTCAACGTGCGGTTCTTCGGCCCCGCTTCGGCGCGGCCCCCGGGCAACTACTGGATCGTCGATCTGGATCCCGACTACCGGTGGGCCGTCGTCAGCGATCCCACCGGCCTGAGCGGATTCCTGCTCAGCCGCACCGCTGTCGTGTCGGAGGACTTCTACCGGGAATTGCTGGACCGGGCATCGGTCTACGGCGTCAAGGGACGGATCACACCGACGCGGCAGCCCGCGCAGGGTCGGCGGGCACGCGCGCGCTCCAGAATGTGA
- a CDS encoding glycoside hydrolase family 16 protein, whose protein sequence is MDRRRAMLTLGFGMAAAALPLPKAGAQPAIGDAPPPGPGGAGLPQAAVPALLWADEFNGPAGAPPDPASWFIVPVRETIRNPHEWDKPFNMGRYVTDQEHVFQDGNGNLVIRATRGEGANIQEKYASAKIVGNWRGGVGTTWEARMKLNCLTDGAWPAFWLINDNPVRGGEIDIVEWYGNRDWPSGSTVHARLDGTMFQTHKHSIDGDWHTWRMTWLPTGMYFWKDWEPGMEPFFTVPSNSLPDWPFNDPGFTMAPVFNIAVGGSGGREPAGGNYPAEMLVDWIRVF, encoded by the coding sequence ATGGATCGTCGCCGCGCAATGTTGACACTGGGGTTCGGGATGGCCGCTGCCGCCCTGCCGCTTCCCAAGGCCGGCGCCCAGCCGGCGATCGGCGACGCGCCGCCTCCGGGACCGGGCGGGGCGGGGCTCCCACAAGCGGCCGTGCCCGCCCTGCTGTGGGCCGACGAGTTCAACGGACCGGCCGGCGCACCGCCGGATCCCGCGTCCTGGTTCATCGTGCCGGTCCGCGAGACCATCCGGAACCCGCACGAGTGGGACAAGCCGTTCAACATGGGCCGTTACGTCACCGACCAGGAGCATGTCTTCCAGGACGGGAACGGCAATCTGGTCATCCGCGCCACCCGCGGTGAGGGCGCCAACATCCAGGAGAAGTACGCCAGCGCCAAGATCGTCGGCAATTGGCGCGGCGGGGTCGGGACGACGTGGGAAGCCCGCATGAAACTCAACTGCCTGACCGACGGGGCCTGGCCGGCGTTCTGGCTGATCAACGACAACCCGGTGCGCGGCGGTGAGATCGACATCGTGGAGTGGTACGGCAACCGCGACTGGCCTTCGGGCAGCACCGTGCACGCCCGACTGGACGGCACGATGTTCCAGACCCACAAGCATTCGATCGACGGCGACTGGCACACCTGGCGAATGACCTGGCTCCCCACCGGCATGTACTTCTGGAAGGACTGGGAGCCGGGCATGGAGCCGTTCTTCACCGTGCCGTCGAACTCGCTGCCGGACTGGCCGTTCAACGATCCCGGGTTCACGATGGCGCCCGTCTTCAACATCGCCGTGGGCGGCTCCGGCGGCCGCGAGCCCGCCGGGGGCAACTACCCCGCGGAAATGCTCGTCGATTGGATCCGAGTCTTCTGA